One window from the genome of Streptomyces sp. NBC_00708 encodes:
- a CDS encoding DUF445 domain-containing protein translates to MERIDGTGRTERGELPPGPGGRARPAGLASFAYTAADEEKRRGVRRMKTTATGLLLLVALVYVLATWAKHEGVSGWPGFVAAAAEAGMVGALADWFAVTALFKRPLGLPIPHTAIIPTKKDQLGASLGSFVGENFLSGDVVRDRIHSLGIGRRVGGWLAEPAHADRVTAELSTALRGALTVLRDADVQAVVGEAITRRANAVEIGPGLGKMLEKVVADGGHRKLVDLVCARAHDWLVLHGDSVMDAVQGGAPGWTPRFVDKRVGERVYKELLRFVTEMRDMPGHPARGSIDTFLGDFAADLQTDSETRDRVERLKSEILGRGEVQDVIASAWASVRAMVIAAAEDEQSELRLRARASLMSLGARLATDDRLQAKLEGWLEDAAVYVVTTYRAEITSLISDTVAGWDADQTSRKIEAHIGRDLQFIRINGTVVGALAGLAIYTVSWALWG, encoded by the coding sequence ATGGAACGGATCGACGGGACCGGGCGGACCGAGCGGGGCGAACTGCCCCCGGGGCCCGGTGGGAGGGCGAGGCCCGCGGGCCTCGCCTCGTTCGCGTACACCGCTGCGGACGAGGAGAAGCGTCGTGGCGTACGCCGTATGAAGACCACGGCCACCGGCCTCCTTCTGCTGGTCGCGCTCGTGTACGTCCTCGCCACCTGGGCGAAGCACGAGGGGGTGAGCGGCTGGCCGGGCTTCGTCGCGGCGGCTGCCGAGGCGGGCATGGTGGGTGCGCTGGCCGACTGGTTCGCCGTCACGGCCCTCTTCAAGCGTCCGCTCGGTCTGCCGATTCCGCACACCGCCATCATTCCCACCAAGAAGGACCAGCTCGGGGCCTCCCTCGGTTCCTTCGTCGGCGAGAACTTTCTCTCCGGGGACGTCGTACGTGACCGGATTCACTCCCTGGGCATCGGCCGCCGGGTCGGCGGCTGGCTCGCGGAGCCGGCCCACGCGGACCGGGTGACGGCCGAGCTGTCGACCGCGCTGCGCGGGGCGCTCACCGTCCTGCGGGACGCGGATGTGCAGGCCGTCGTCGGTGAGGCGATCACCCGGCGGGCGAACGCGGTGGAGATCGGCCCCGGGCTCGGCAAGATGCTGGAGAAGGTCGTCGCCGACGGCGGCCACCGCAAGCTCGTGGACCTGGTCTGCGCCCGTGCGCACGACTGGCTCGTGCTGCACGGCGACTCGGTGATGGACGCGGTGCAGGGCGGGGCGCCGGGCTGGACGCCCCGGTTCGTCGACAAGCGGGTCGGGGAGCGGGTCTACAAGGAGCTGCTGCGCTTCGTCACCGAGATGCGCGACATGCCGGGGCACCCGGCGCGCGGTTCCATCGACACGTTCCTGGGGGACTTCGCGGCCGACCTGCAGACCGACTCGGAGACCCGGGACCGGGTGGAGCGGCTGAAGTCGGAGATCCTGGGGCGCGGCGAGGTCCAGGACGTCATCGCCTCCGCCTGGGCGTCGGTGCGGGCGATGGTGATCGCGGCGGCGGAGGACGAGCAGAGCGAGCTGCGGCTGCGCGCGCGGGCCTCCCTGATGTCGCTGGGCGCCCGCCTGGCCACGGACGACCGGCTCCAGGCGAAGCTGGAGGGCTGGCTGGAGGACGCGGCGGTGTACGTCGTGACGACCTACCGGGCGGAGATCACGTCGCTGATCAGCGACACGGTGGCCGGCTGGGACGCGGACCAGACCTCGCGGAAGATCGAGGCCCACATCGGGCGCGACCTGCAGTTCATCCGTATCAACGGCACGGTGGTGGGTGCGCTGGCGGGCCTGGCGATCTACACGGTGTCGTGGGCGCTGTGGGGGTGA
- a CDS encoding SGNH/GDSL hydrolase family protein yields MPRRQGYALLIALVAGTAALAAAVAFAGSLLFTGDRATAAATTAPQGVARTPAAPAHSSGHWLATWAAAPVLGVADPAQAGDQRRRVIRNVVHTSIGGAEARLTLSNLFGTAPLLIENVTVNTRPVTFRGAPSVTVPAGRQTVSDAVAVPVDADADLVVTLRTPTADGPVTSHPNSHQTSYTEDGRGTWSTTQWRYLTAVDVRGGATGATATLVAFGDSLTAGTGSTTDANTRWPDLLADRLHGRYAVVNQGIGGNRLLRDRIGPRATDRFERDVLGVSGVKTVVIALGINDLQLLPRETDPERITGALRSLTQRAHARGLRVVGATLMPYRGARNWTAAGERVRERVNAEIRAGGVFDEVIDSDLSLRDPAQPQRLRAAYDSGDHLHLNDAGYARVAGLLDVGTLLGTRATTDAL; encoded by the coding sequence ATGCCCAGGCGCCAGGGGTACGCCCTGCTCATAGCCCTAGTGGCGGGTACCGCCGCGCTCGCCGCAGCCGTGGCGTTCGCCGGTTCCCTGCTGTTCACCGGGGACCGGGCGACCGCCGCCGCCACCACCGCCCCGCAGGGCGTGGCCCGGACCCCGGCCGCCCCGGCGCACTCCTCCGGGCACTGGCTCGCCACCTGGGCGGCGGCCCCCGTCCTCGGGGTGGCCGACCCGGCACAGGCGGGGGACCAGCGCCGGCGCGTCATCCGCAACGTCGTGCACACCAGCATCGGCGGCGCCGAGGCCCGGCTCACCCTGTCCAACCTGTTCGGCACGGCACCCCTGCTCATCGAGAACGTCACCGTGAACACCCGCCCCGTGACGTTCCGCGGGGCCCCGTCCGTCACGGTCCCGGCCGGCCGGCAGACCGTCAGCGACGCCGTCGCCGTCCCGGTCGACGCCGACGCCGACCTCGTGGTCACCCTGCGCACCCCGACCGCCGACGGACCGGTCACCTCGCACCCCAACAGCCACCAGACCTCGTACACCGAGGACGGCCGGGGCACCTGGAGCACCACGCAGTGGCGCTACCTCACCGCCGTGGACGTACGCGGCGGCGCCACGGGGGCGACCGCGACGCTCGTCGCGTTCGGCGACTCGCTCACGGCGGGCACCGGCTCCACCACCGACGCGAACACCCGCTGGCCCGACCTCCTCGCCGACCGGCTGCACGGCCGGTACGCGGTGGTCAACCAGGGCATCGGCGGCAACCGCCTGCTGCGCGACCGCATCGGCCCGCGCGCCACCGACCGCTTCGAGCGCGATGTCCTCGGCGTCTCCGGTGTGAAGACGGTCGTCATCGCACTCGGCATCAACGACCTCCAGCTGCTGCCGAGGGAGACCGACCCCGAGCGGATCACCGGCGCTCTGCGCAGCCTCACCCAGCGGGCCCACGCGCGCGGTCTGCGGGTCGTCGGCGCCACCCTCATGCCGTACCGGGGCGCGCGCAACTGGACGGCCGCCGGCGAACGGGTGCGGGAACGCGTCAACGCGGAGATCCGGGCCGGCGGGGTCTTCGACGAAGTCATCGACTCCGACCTGTCGCTGCGCGACCCGGCCCAGCCGCAGCGCCTGCGCGCCGCGTACGACTCCGGCGACCACCTGCACCTGAACGACGCCGGCTACGCACGCGTGGCGGGGCTGCTGGACGTCGGCACGCTGCTCGGGACCAGGGCGACGACCGACGCGCTCTGA
- a CDS encoding DUF1707 domain-containing protein, with the protein MRASDAERERVAEILREAVAEGRLEMEEFDQRLDSAYKARTHGELEPLVRDLPAAGSPSSSPAVRARPGSAARWSERIGKPATSGGAFAFWGGFRRRGNWTVGRVFTAFAMWGGGEIDLREADFEDRETVIRCITIMGGIQVTVPPDLNVEVRGIGIMGGFGENARDESVPAPDAPRVRVTGFALMGGVGVEHKRSKAEKQRLREAERERGRLEKGDR; encoded by the coding sequence ATGCGGGCCTCCGACGCCGAGCGTGAACGTGTTGCCGAGATCCTGCGGGAGGCGGTGGCCGAGGGCCGGCTGGAGATGGAGGAGTTCGACCAGCGTCTCGACAGCGCGTACAAGGCCCGTACGCACGGGGAGCTGGAACCGCTCGTCCGTGACCTGCCGGCCGCCGGCTCCCCGTCGTCCTCGCCCGCCGTACGGGCCCGGCCGGGGTCGGCGGCCCGCTGGTCGGAGCGGATCGGCAAGCCGGCCACTTCGGGCGGGGCCTTCGCGTTCTGGGGCGGGTTCCGCCGCCGGGGCAACTGGACGGTGGGCCGGGTCTTCACCGCGTTCGCGATGTGGGGCGGCGGCGAGATCGACCTGCGCGAGGCGGACTTCGAGGACCGCGAGACCGTCATCCGCTGCATCACGATCATGGGCGGCATCCAGGTGACGGTCCCGCCGGACCTCAACGTGGAGGTCCGGGGCATCGGCATCATGGGCGGTTTCGGGGAGAACGCCAGGGACGAGTCGGTCCCCGCGCCCGACGCGCCCCGGGTCCGGGTCACCGGATTCGCGCTGATGGGCGGCGTCGGCGTCGAGCACAAGCGCAGCAAGGCGGAGAAGCAGCGGCTGCGGGAGGCGGAGCGCGAGCGCGGGCGGCTGGAGAAGGGCGACCGGTAG
- a CDS encoding ATP-binding cassette domain-containing protein, with translation MSTDTESATGGHTGAGAAFIELDGLEKVFDVRRRTGFLRGERRQVRAVDGISFRVERGEMVGYIGPNGAGKSTTIKMLTGILTPSGGSLRVAGIDPSRERTRLAHRIGVVFGQRTTLWWDLPLRDSYRLMHRMYRVPDARFRANLDQCVELLDLGDLLEVPVRQLSLGQRMRGDIAAALLHDPEVLYLDEPTIGLDVVSKAKVREFLRDLNAERGTTVLLTTHDLTDIEQLCSRVMVIDHGRLMYDGKLAGLHEVGESERTLVVDLERELPPIQLESEPSVRTVKVEGPRQWLAFPASASAAPLVARIAAEYPLVDLSVREPDIEAVIARMYARERPGEPVT, from the coding sequence ATGAGTACGGATACGGAATCGGCCACGGGCGGGCATACCGGTGCCGGGGCGGCCTTCATCGAGCTGGACGGTCTGGAGAAGGTCTTCGACGTCCGCCGCAGGACGGGTTTCCTGCGTGGCGAGCGGCGTCAGGTGCGGGCGGTCGACGGGATCAGCTTCCGGGTGGAGCGCGGCGAGATGGTCGGCTACATCGGGCCGAACGGGGCCGGGAAGTCGACGACGATCAAGATGCTGACGGGCATCCTCACCCCGAGCGGCGGTTCGCTGCGGGTCGCGGGCATCGACCCCTCGCGGGAGCGCACCCGGCTGGCGCACCGGATCGGGGTGGTCTTCGGGCAGCGGACGACGCTGTGGTGGGACCTGCCGCTGCGGGACTCGTACCGGCTGATGCACCGGATGTACCGGGTGCCCGACGCGCGCTTCCGGGCGAATCTGGACCAGTGCGTCGAACTCCTCGACCTGGGCGATCTCCTGGAGGTCCCCGTGCGGCAGTTGTCGCTCGGGCAGCGGATGCGGGGGGACATCGCGGCGGCGCTGCTGCACGACCCGGAGGTGCTGTACCTGGACGAGCCGACGATCGGCCTGGATGTGGTGTCCAAGGCCAAGGTGCGGGAGTTCCTGCGGGACTTGAACGCGGAGCGCGGGACGACGGTGCTGCTGACGACCCATGACCTCACGGACATCGAGCAGCTGTGCAGCCGGGTGATGGTGATCGACCACGGCCGGCTGATGTACGACGGGAAGCTGGCGGGGCTGCACGAGGTGGGGGAGAGCGAGCGGACGCTCGTGGTCGACCTGGAGCGCGAACTCCCGCCGATCCAGCTGGAGTCGGAGCCGTCGGTGCGGACGGTGAAGGTGGAGGGGCCGCGCCAGTGGCTGGCCTTTCCGGCGTCGGCCTCGGCGGCTCCGCTGGTGGCGCGGATCGCCGCGGAGTACCCGTTGGTGGACCTCTCGGTGCGGGAGCCGGACATCGAGGCCGTCATCGCCAGGATGTACGCGCGGGAGCGGCCGGGGGAGCCGGTGACGTGA
- a CDS encoding ABC transporter permease, with protein sequence MAEAVEAPVTEASGTVFAPGPGFVEGFRAYGLIVGMWLRSTMAYPASFLMTAVGNFAATAFDFVTIMLMFAHVDALGGYTLAEIALLYGASGTAFGLADLLMGSMDRLGRRVRDGTLDTLLVRPVPVLAQVAADRFALRRLGRITQGLLVLGYGLVVADIEWTVAKAVLLPLMLLSGAVIFGAVFVAGGAFQFIAQDASQVQNSFTYGGNTLLQYPPTIFAKDLVRGVTFVVPLAFVNWLPALYILGRDLPLGLPDGVAFLPPVVAAVCATGAGLAWRAGLRAYRSTGS encoded by the coding sequence GTGGCTGAGGCGGTGGAGGCGCCGGTGACGGAGGCGTCCGGGACGGTGTTCGCGCCGGGGCCGGGGTTCGTCGAGGGGTTCCGGGCGTACGGGCTGATCGTCGGCATGTGGCTGCGCTCGACGATGGCGTATCCGGCGTCGTTCCTGATGACGGCGGTGGGGAACTTCGCGGCGACGGCGTTCGACTTCGTGACGATCATGCTGATGTTCGCGCACGTCGACGCGCTGGGCGGCTACACGCTGGCGGAGATCGCCCTGTTGTACGGGGCGTCGGGTACGGCGTTCGGTCTGGCGGATCTGCTGATGGGGTCGATGGACCGGCTGGGGCGCCGGGTGCGCGACGGCACTCTGGACACGCTGCTGGTGCGGCCGGTCCCGGTCCTCGCGCAGGTGGCGGCCGACCGTTTCGCGCTGCGCAGGCTGGGGCGGATCACGCAGGGGCTGCTGGTCCTCGGCTACGGGCTGGTGGTCGCGGACATCGAGTGGACCGTGGCGAAGGCGGTGCTGCTGCCGTTGATGCTGCTGAGCGGTGCGGTGATCTTCGGTGCGGTGTTCGTGGCGGGCGGGGCGTTCCAGTTCATCGCGCAGGACGCCTCGCAGGTGCAGAACTCGTTCACGTACGGGGGCAACACGCTGCTCCAGTACCCGCCGACGATCTTCGCGAAGGACCTGGTGCGCGGGGTGACGTTCGTGGTGCCGCTGGCCTTCGTGAACTGGCTGCCGGCGCTGTACATCCTCGGCCGGGACCTGCCGCTGGGGCTGCCGGACGGGGTGGCGTTCCTGCCGCCGGTGGTGGCGGCGGTCTGCGCGACCGGGGCGGGCCTCGCGTGGCGGGCGGGGCTGCGGGCGTACCGGAGTACGGGAAGTTGA